From the Lolium rigidum isolate FL_2022 chromosome 2, APGP_CSIRO_Lrig_0.1, whole genome shotgun sequence genome, one window contains:
- the LOC124689369 gene encoding uncharacterized protein LOC124689369 → MDANSSRSSGPASAGDVGVDPNAPAEGDWRAQLQPAARGRIVNKIMVTLKKHLPVSVPEGLIELQKIAVRFEDRIYKEATNQSDYLRKISLKMLSMETKTQQAPGNAQVIPNQNNPAGQDNQNRARWTDDQTKMLVSMMKEYADASQYHGPNGWTKEGWNFMAAHVNKEFTSSNLTVKQVKCRAQRLKTDYAIVKSILDRSGFGWDPEKKVPKSIDEKWDELSQGQRKWRFKEFPYYDDLNIIYEGKAIQGSDAKG, encoded by the exons ATGGACGCCAACTCGTCAAGGTCGTCCGGCCCGGCCTCTGCCGGCGACGTTGGCGTTGACCCGAACGCCCCTGCCGAAGGCGACTGGCGCGCCCAGCTCCAGCCCGCGGCGCGCGGCAGGATCGTCAATAAGAT AATGGTAACTCTGAAGAAGCATCTGCCAGTATCAGTGCCAGAGGGGTTGATCGAACTTCAGAAAATCGCTGTACGATTCGAAGACAGGATCTATAAGGAAGCGACAAACCAG TCTGATTATTTGCGGAAGATCTCTCTCAAAATGCTCTCCATGGAGACGAAGACACAGCAGGCTCCGGGAAATGCTCAAGTGATTCCAAATCAAAACAACCCTGCTGGTCAAG ATAATCAAAATAGAGCACGGTGGACTGATGATCAAACAAAGATGCTCGTTTCTATGATGAAAGAGTATGCTGATGCGTCACAATATCATGGTCCAAATGGATGGACGAAGGAAGGATGGAATTTCATGGCAGCACACGTCAATAAAGAGTTCACTAGCTCCAATCTCACAGTTAAACAAGTAAAATGTAGAGCGCAAAGGTTAAAGACAGATTACGCTATTGTCAAGTCCATTTTAGATAGAAGCGGATTTGGTTGGGACCCTGAGAAGAAAGTACCAAAATCCATTGACGAAAAATGGGATGAACTGAGCCAAGGACAACGAAAGTGGAGGTTCAAAGAATTCCCGTACTATGATGATTTGAACATAATTTATGAAG GTAAAGCAATACAGGGAAGCGATGCAAAAGGATAA